A single genomic interval of Xiphophorus couchianus chromosome 2, X_couchianus-1.0, whole genome shotgun sequence harbors:
- the hipk3a gene encoding homeodomain-interacting protein kinase 3a isoform X2, with the protein MRFSGLTEGMASQALVYPSHLHSAQTSALGKSSSGTSRHTGEVQRSNNTSRAFEHRPPPKTYVIGINYGIAFPNNVISSSTVANLGRPNKGQPVGETEQWTLQTAGIQQAGPVECQDQPTVDQSFEREGGGLDCELLATACLGAEWGEAKNKRAQVRGGYIGLLDSGVPQVCEEKTGEGGEQQRESNRIRTMQIVEDVPSLPSLPVPVAMLQTSTGNNADTVRVGGRGTLTAQHSRVDEVNGLGVGVSGTETSTNGSNEVVAGATVNRNGSGDGDYQLVQHEVLYSLKNGYEVLEFLGRGTFGQVVKCWKRGTNEVVAIKILKNHPSYARQGQIEVEILARLSSENAEEHNVVRALECFQHRSHTCLVFEMLEQNLYDFLKQNKFSPLPLKIIRPILQQVATALKKLKDLGLIHADLKPENIMLVDPSRQPYRVKVIDFGSASHVSKAMCSTYLQSRYYRAPEIILGLPFCEAIDMWSLGCVIAELFLGWPLYPGALEYDQIRYISQTQGLPAEQLLNKGTKTTRFFTKESDSPYASWRLKTTEEHEKETGLKSKEARKYIFSCLDDIAHVNLVLSPDTSDMQAEKADRREFVSLLKTMLLIDAEDRTVPSSVLNHPFLTMTHLLDYPHSNHVQSSFRIMDMCHNRPSTAVFDALNQNTIHLSRPPLAPTGSSGLPLGYSTIQSITQSAPSVLHPGMALTGNGQFGCSESFPPALLLCPPTMQGNLNQPATYSVPMVTQAPPIQPLPVRPGVIAQAWSSRGQQLLVPTAWQQMTPVGPPPSHLPPPPPPSLTSDTAAGPQIISDWGKAHPHNSHYNAVMQQPLLTNQMPALSAHQPINIGIAHVVWPQPANKRNRQGHNRNLSHPNNIHISSCRSPKMADVVGQAVSGRGQPQKERPLVESQRPEMKKPTVEQDVTELKENCFKEAMGSGNRRVDVPKEPIRDVAVLMADTPSPAPSVISIRSDLSDEEDQVGNDGRQGCHLNQCKGECGCEACRNTSVSMERVCSLSSPDSSLSTSSFASNSLQSSPSASPCKRPNSMSEDDGHESGCDTVEGSPSSDTSTSQRGNNAYRYLNNNNRSPLAAVLAPLTSPSEQDRRPRGIRTMVVPPMRVQTNNNTRNTQERVQRTESWSRSKGRCSLVGQQSTASSVPLLPSAPILPRQQKLTGQQHHLGFGQVQPYGSNHSNKEWNGNYGPLRPHAYIPPTVHTHTFTHLHHNSPTHTSAAPHTLLSYPSSGPLTAAHHPILPSRPPPTLLQHGFGLSHPQGGALVHQVALGIGTHPHHPGHPAASHRLLPSPTINPHHQPGYTHHPHQFKPPFPPPHPYMASPAAFTSFHLSPTKLSHHPQFSYI; encoded by the exons gtaTGGCCTCACAAGCCTTGGTCTACCCATCACACCTGCACTCAGCTCAAACAAGTGCCTTAGGAAAGAGCAGCAGTGGTAccagcagacacacaggtgaagTCCAACGCAGTAATAACACCAGCAGAGCCTTTGAGCATCGACCCCCACCCAAGACATATGTGATTGGAATCAACTACGGTATTGCATTTCCCAACAACGTAATCTCGTCCTCAACTGTTGCTAACTTAGGAAGGCCAAACAAGGGGCAACCGGTTGGGGAAACGGAGCAGTGGACTTTGCAGACTGCAGGGATACAGCAAGCAGGACCGGTTGAGTGCCAGGATCAGCCGACTGTTGACCAAAGTTTTGAGAGAGAAGGTGGAGGCTTGGACTGCGAGCTTCTGGCTACAGCTTGTTTAGGAGCAGAGTGGGGGGaggccaaaaacaaaagagcacAAGTAAGAGGAGGTTATATTGGCCTTCTTGACTCAGGTGTCCCCCAGGTATGTGAGGAGAAGACAGGTGAAGGTGGGGAACAACAGCGGGAGAGTAACCGCATCAGAACCATGCAGATAGTGGAGGACGTACCTTCTCTGCCGTCACTTCCTGTACCTGTGGCCATGTTGCAAACCAGCACTGGGAACAATGCAGACACTGTTCGAGTCGGGGGTAGAGGAACTCTCACCGCTCAACACAGCAGGGTTGATGAGGTGAACGGCCTCGGCGTGGGGGTCAGTGGGACTGAAACCAGCACCAATGGCAGTAATGAGGTTGTGGCAGGTGCCACTGTGAACAGAAATGGATCAGGAGATGGTGACTATCAGTTGGTTCAGCACGAAGTCCTTTATTCGCTGAAGAACGGCTACGAGGTTCTGGAGTTTCTGGGTCGGGGAACCTTTGGTCAGGTGGTGAAGTGCTGGAAGAGGGGGACAAATGAAGTGGTGGCCatcaaaatactgaaaaatcacCCATCCTATGCACGCCAAGGACAGATCGAG GTGGAGATCTTGGCTCGGTTGAGCAGTGAAAATGCAGAGGAGCACAATGTGGTGCGCGCTCTGGAGTGTTTTCAGCACCGCAGCCACACCTGCTTAGTGTTTGAAATGTTGGAGCAAAACCTCTACGACTTCCTGAAGCAGAATAAGTTCAGCCCACTGCCTCTTAAAATCATCAGGCCTATTCTACAGCAG GTGGCAACAGCCCTAAAAAAGTTGAAGGATCTGGGTTTGATCCATGCTGATTTGAAACCAGAAAACATCATGCTGGTGGATCCATCCAGGCAGCCATACAGAGTCAAAGTCATTGATTTTGGTTCAGCCAGCCATGTCTCCAAGGCCATGTGCTCCACTTATCTTCAGTCCAGATACTACAG AGCTCCAGAGATTATTTTGGGCCTGCCATTTTGTGAAGCCATTGACATGTGGTCGCTTGGCTGCGTTATCGCTGAACTCTTTTTGGGCTGGCCTCTTTACCCCGGAGCGCTGGAATACGACCAG ATCCGGTACATCTCTCAGACACAGGGACTGCCTGCAGAGCAGCTGCTCAACAAGGGGACAAAGACCACGCGTTTCTTCACCAAAGAATCGGACTCTCCCTACGCCTCCTGGAGACTAAAG ACGACAGAGGAGCATGAGAAGGAGACAGGACTTAAATCCAAAGAGGCCAGGAAATACATCTTCAGTTGTCTGGATGACATAGCACAT GTAAACTTGGTGTTGAGTCCTGATACCAGCGACATGCAGGCAGAGAAGGCAGACAGACGGGAGTTTGTGTCTCTCCTTAAGACCATGCTACTGATCGACGCCGAGGACAGGACGGTTCCATCGAGCGTCCTAAATCACCCATTCCTCACCATGACTCATCTACTGGACTACCCCCACAGCAACCA TGTTCAGTCGTCTTTCCGCATCATGGACATGTGCCACAACCGTCCCAGCACCGCCGTTTTTGATGCTTTGAACCAGAACACAATTCATCTGTCAAGACCCCCTCTAGCTCCTACTGGATCTTCTGGCCTTCCACTGGGCTACAGCACAATTCAG TCTATAACCCAATCTGCTCCATCCGTGTTGCATCCTGGGATGGCGCTAACAGGAAACGGGCAGTTTGGGTGCAGTGAGtccttccctcctgccctcctcCTCTGTCCTCCCACAATGCAAG GTAACCTTAATCAGCCAGCAACCTATTCTGTCCCCATGGTAACTCAAGCCCCTCCCATACAACCTCTACCAGTGAGACCTGGAGTAATAGCTCAG GCCTGGTCCAGCCGAGGCCAGCAGCTTCTTGTCCCTACAGCGTGGCAGCAAATGACTCCTGTGGGGCCTCCACCCTCTCACCtgcctccaccacctcctccctccctcACCAGTGACACCGCGGCTGGACCACAGATAATAAGCGACTGGGG GAAAGCGCACCCACACAACAGCCACTACAATGCAGTGATGCAGCAGCCGCTCCTGACCAACCAGATGCCAGCCCTTTCTGCACATCAGCCAATCAACATTGGCATAGCTCACGTTGTGTGGCCCCAACCAGCCAATAAACGGAACAGACAAGGCCACAACAG gAACCTGTCCCACCCCAACAACATCCACATTTCATCATGTCGGTCTCCCAAAATGGCTGACGTTGTCGGACAGGCAGTGTCAGGAAGAGGGCAGCCACAAAAAGAGAGGCCCCTGGTGGAATCCCAGCGACCGGAAATGAAAAAACCAACTGTGGAACAAGATGTCACAGAGCTGAAGGAAAACTGCTTTAAAGAGGCGATGGGAAGTGGAAACAGACGGGTCGATGTTCCGAAGGAGCCGATACGGGATGTGGCCGTGCTGATGGCCGACACACCAAGTCCAGCTCCCAGCGTGATCAGCATCCGCAGTGATCTGAGTGATGAAGAAGATCAGGTGGGAAACGATGGTCGTCAGGGGTGCCATCTGAATCA GTGTAAAGGAGAATGTGGATGTGAGGCTTGCAGAAACACCAGTGTGTCCATGGAGAGGGTGTGTTCTCTCAGCAGCCCCGACAGCAGCCTCAGCACCAGCTCGTTTGCCTCAAACTCTCTGCAGTCCAGCCCTTCAGCGTCACCGTGCAAGAGGCCCAACAG CATGTCTGAGGACGATGGCCATGAAAGTGGTTGTGACACGGTGGAAGGCTCGCCGTCTTCGGACACATCGACATCCCAGCGTGGCAATAACGCCTACCGTTACCTTAACAACAACAACCGCTCTCCTTTAGCTGCCGTGTTGGCACCCCTAACCTCTCCTTCCGAGCAGGACCGGAGACCACGGGGCATCAGGACCATGGTAGTTCCACCGATGAGGGTCCAGACCAACAACAACACTCGCAACACGCAGGAGCGTGTCCAGAGAACAG AGTCCTGGTCCCGATCCAAAGGACGCTGCAGTCTCGTAGGGCAACAGAGCACTGCCTCTTCCGTCCCTCTCCTGCCATCCGCCCCCATCCTGCCGCGGCAGCAGAAGTTGACAGGGCAGCAGCACCATCTGGGCTTTGGTCAG GTGCAGCCATACGGTTCAAACCACAGCAACAAGGAGTGGAACGGCAACTATGGGCCCCTGCGACCGCATGCCTACATCCCTCCTACTGTCCACACACATACCTTCACACATCTGCACCACAACAGCCCCACACACACCTCGGCCGCCCCTCACACCCTGCTCTCTTACCCATCCAGCGGGCCTCTCACCGCCGCCCATCACCCCATCCTGCCCTCTCGCCCCCCACCCACTCTCCTCCAGCACGGCTTTGGCCTTTCCCATCCCCAAGGTGGGGCGCTGGTCCACCAGGTTGCCCTGGGCATTGGCACACACCCCCACCACCCCGGACACCCCGCCGCGTCGCACCGGCTCCTCCCCTCCCCGACCATCAACCCTCACCACCAGCCCGGCTACACCCACCACCCGCACCAATTCAAGCCGCCTTTTCCCCCTCCTCACCCATACATGGCCTCCCCGGCAGCCTTCACAAGTTTCCACCTGAGCCCTACCAAGCTCAGCCACCACCCACAGTTCTCGTACATCTGA
- the hipk3a gene encoding homeodomain-interacting protein kinase 3a isoform X1 yields MRFSGLTEGMASQALVYPSHLHSAQTSALGKSSSGTSRHTGEVQRSNNTSRAFEHRPPPKTYVIGINYGIAFPNNVISSSTVANLGRPNKGQPVGETEQWTLQTAGIQQAGPVECQDQPTVDQSFEREGGGLDCELLATACLGAEWGEAKNKRAQVRGGYIGLLDSGVPQVCEEKTGEGGEQQRESNRIRTMQIVEDVPSLPSLPVPVAMLQTSTGNNADTVRVGGRGTLTAQHSRVDEVNGLGVGVSGTETSTNGSNEVVAGATVNRNGSGDGDYQLVQHEVLYSLKNGYEVLEFLGRGTFGQVVKCWKRGTNEVVAIKILKNHPSYARQGQIEVEILARLSSENAEEHNVVRALECFQHRSHTCLVFEMLEQNLYDFLKQNKFSPLPLKIIRPILQQVATALKKLKDLGLIHADLKPENIMLVDPSRQPYRVKVIDFGSASHVSKAMCSTYLQSRYYRAPEIILGLPFCEAIDMWSLGCVIAELFLGWPLYPGALEYDQIRYISQTQGLPAEQLLNKGTKTTRFFTKESDSPYASWRLKTTEEHEKETGLKSKEARKYIFSCLDDIAHVNLVLSPDTSDMQAEKADRREFVSLLKTMLLIDAEDRTVPSSVLNHPFLTMTHLLDYPHSNHVQSSFRIMDMCHNRPSTAVFDALNQNTIHLSRPPLAPTGSSGLPLGYSTIQSITQSAPSVLHPGMALTGNGQFGCSESFPPALLLCPPTMQGNLNQPATYSVPMVTQAPPIQPLPVRPGVIAQQAWSSRGQQLLVPTAWQQMTPVGPPPSHLPPPPPPSLTSDTAAGPQIISDWGKAHPHNSHYNAVMQQPLLTNQMPALSAHQPINIGIAHVVWPQPANKRNRQGHNRNLSHPNNIHISSCRSPKMADVVGQAVSGRGQPQKERPLVESQRPEMKKPTVEQDVTELKENCFKEAMGSGNRRVDVPKEPIRDVAVLMADTPSPAPSVISIRSDLSDEEDQVGNDGRQGCHLNQCKGECGCEACRNTSVSMERVCSLSSPDSSLSTSSFASNSLQSSPSASPCKRPNSMSEDDGHESGCDTVEGSPSSDTSTSQRGNNAYRYLNNNNRSPLAAVLAPLTSPSEQDRRPRGIRTMVVPPMRVQTNNNTRNTQERVQRTESWSRSKGRCSLVGQQSTASSVPLLPSAPILPRQQKLTGQQHHLGFGQVQPYGSNHSNKEWNGNYGPLRPHAYIPPTVHTHTFTHLHHNSPTHTSAAPHTLLSYPSSGPLTAAHHPILPSRPPPTLLQHGFGLSHPQGGALVHQVALGIGTHPHHPGHPAASHRLLPSPTINPHHQPGYTHHPHQFKPPFPPPHPYMASPAAFTSFHLSPTKLSHHPQFSYI; encoded by the exons gtaTGGCCTCACAAGCCTTGGTCTACCCATCACACCTGCACTCAGCTCAAACAAGTGCCTTAGGAAAGAGCAGCAGTGGTAccagcagacacacaggtgaagTCCAACGCAGTAATAACACCAGCAGAGCCTTTGAGCATCGACCCCCACCCAAGACATATGTGATTGGAATCAACTACGGTATTGCATTTCCCAACAACGTAATCTCGTCCTCAACTGTTGCTAACTTAGGAAGGCCAAACAAGGGGCAACCGGTTGGGGAAACGGAGCAGTGGACTTTGCAGACTGCAGGGATACAGCAAGCAGGACCGGTTGAGTGCCAGGATCAGCCGACTGTTGACCAAAGTTTTGAGAGAGAAGGTGGAGGCTTGGACTGCGAGCTTCTGGCTACAGCTTGTTTAGGAGCAGAGTGGGGGGaggccaaaaacaaaagagcacAAGTAAGAGGAGGTTATATTGGCCTTCTTGACTCAGGTGTCCCCCAGGTATGTGAGGAGAAGACAGGTGAAGGTGGGGAACAACAGCGGGAGAGTAACCGCATCAGAACCATGCAGATAGTGGAGGACGTACCTTCTCTGCCGTCACTTCCTGTACCTGTGGCCATGTTGCAAACCAGCACTGGGAACAATGCAGACACTGTTCGAGTCGGGGGTAGAGGAACTCTCACCGCTCAACACAGCAGGGTTGATGAGGTGAACGGCCTCGGCGTGGGGGTCAGTGGGACTGAAACCAGCACCAATGGCAGTAATGAGGTTGTGGCAGGTGCCACTGTGAACAGAAATGGATCAGGAGATGGTGACTATCAGTTGGTTCAGCACGAAGTCCTTTATTCGCTGAAGAACGGCTACGAGGTTCTGGAGTTTCTGGGTCGGGGAACCTTTGGTCAGGTGGTGAAGTGCTGGAAGAGGGGGACAAATGAAGTGGTGGCCatcaaaatactgaaaaatcacCCATCCTATGCACGCCAAGGACAGATCGAG GTGGAGATCTTGGCTCGGTTGAGCAGTGAAAATGCAGAGGAGCACAATGTGGTGCGCGCTCTGGAGTGTTTTCAGCACCGCAGCCACACCTGCTTAGTGTTTGAAATGTTGGAGCAAAACCTCTACGACTTCCTGAAGCAGAATAAGTTCAGCCCACTGCCTCTTAAAATCATCAGGCCTATTCTACAGCAG GTGGCAACAGCCCTAAAAAAGTTGAAGGATCTGGGTTTGATCCATGCTGATTTGAAACCAGAAAACATCATGCTGGTGGATCCATCCAGGCAGCCATACAGAGTCAAAGTCATTGATTTTGGTTCAGCCAGCCATGTCTCCAAGGCCATGTGCTCCACTTATCTTCAGTCCAGATACTACAG AGCTCCAGAGATTATTTTGGGCCTGCCATTTTGTGAAGCCATTGACATGTGGTCGCTTGGCTGCGTTATCGCTGAACTCTTTTTGGGCTGGCCTCTTTACCCCGGAGCGCTGGAATACGACCAG ATCCGGTACATCTCTCAGACACAGGGACTGCCTGCAGAGCAGCTGCTCAACAAGGGGACAAAGACCACGCGTTTCTTCACCAAAGAATCGGACTCTCCCTACGCCTCCTGGAGACTAAAG ACGACAGAGGAGCATGAGAAGGAGACAGGACTTAAATCCAAAGAGGCCAGGAAATACATCTTCAGTTGTCTGGATGACATAGCACAT GTAAACTTGGTGTTGAGTCCTGATACCAGCGACATGCAGGCAGAGAAGGCAGACAGACGGGAGTTTGTGTCTCTCCTTAAGACCATGCTACTGATCGACGCCGAGGACAGGACGGTTCCATCGAGCGTCCTAAATCACCCATTCCTCACCATGACTCATCTACTGGACTACCCCCACAGCAACCA TGTTCAGTCGTCTTTCCGCATCATGGACATGTGCCACAACCGTCCCAGCACCGCCGTTTTTGATGCTTTGAACCAGAACACAATTCATCTGTCAAGACCCCCTCTAGCTCCTACTGGATCTTCTGGCCTTCCACTGGGCTACAGCACAATTCAG TCTATAACCCAATCTGCTCCATCCGTGTTGCATCCTGGGATGGCGCTAACAGGAAACGGGCAGTTTGGGTGCAGTGAGtccttccctcctgccctcctcCTCTGTCCTCCCACAATGCAAG GTAACCTTAATCAGCCAGCAACCTATTCTGTCCCCATGGTAACTCAAGCCCCTCCCATACAACCTCTACCAGTGAGACCTGGAGTAATAGCTCAG CAGGCCTGGTCCAGCCGAGGCCAGCAGCTTCTTGTCCCTACAGCGTGGCAGCAAATGACTCCTGTGGGGCCTCCACCCTCTCACCtgcctccaccacctcctccctccctcACCAGTGACACCGCGGCTGGACCACAGATAATAAGCGACTGGGG GAAAGCGCACCCACACAACAGCCACTACAATGCAGTGATGCAGCAGCCGCTCCTGACCAACCAGATGCCAGCCCTTTCTGCACATCAGCCAATCAACATTGGCATAGCTCACGTTGTGTGGCCCCAACCAGCCAATAAACGGAACAGACAAGGCCACAACAG gAACCTGTCCCACCCCAACAACATCCACATTTCATCATGTCGGTCTCCCAAAATGGCTGACGTTGTCGGACAGGCAGTGTCAGGAAGAGGGCAGCCACAAAAAGAGAGGCCCCTGGTGGAATCCCAGCGACCGGAAATGAAAAAACCAACTGTGGAACAAGATGTCACAGAGCTGAAGGAAAACTGCTTTAAAGAGGCGATGGGAAGTGGAAACAGACGGGTCGATGTTCCGAAGGAGCCGATACGGGATGTGGCCGTGCTGATGGCCGACACACCAAGTCCAGCTCCCAGCGTGATCAGCATCCGCAGTGATCTGAGTGATGAAGAAGATCAGGTGGGAAACGATGGTCGTCAGGGGTGCCATCTGAATCA GTGTAAAGGAGAATGTGGATGTGAGGCTTGCAGAAACACCAGTGTGTCCATGGAGAGGGTGTGTTCTCTCAGCAGCCCCGACAGCAGCCTCAGCACCAGCTCGTTTGCCTCAAACTCTCTGCAGTCCAGCCCTTCAGCGTCACCGTGCAAGAGGCCCAACAG CATGTCTGAGGACGATGGCCATGAAAGTGGTTGTGACACGGTGGAAGGCTCGCCGTCTTCGGACACATCGACATCCCAGCGTGGCAATAACGCCTACCGTTACCTTAACAACAACAACCGCTCTCCTTTAGCTGCCGTGTTGGCACCCCTAACCTCTCCTTCCGAGCAGGACCGGAGACCACGGGGCATCAGGACCATGGTAGTTCCACCGATGAGGGTCCAGACCAACAACAACACTCGCAACACGCAGGAGCGTGTCCAGAGAACAG AGTCCTGGTCCCGATCCAAAGGACGCTGCAGTCTCGTAGGGCAACAGAGCACTGCCTCTTCCGTCCCTCTCCTGCCATCCGCCCCCATCCTGCCGCGGCAGCAGAAGTTGACAGGGCAGCAGCACCATCTGGGCTTTGGTCAG GTGCAGCCATACGGTTCAAACCACAGCAACAAGGAGTGGAACGGCAACTATGGGCCCCTGCGACCGCATGCCTACATCCCTCCTACTGTCCACACACATACCTTCACACATCTGCACCACAACAGCCCCACACACACCTCGGCCGCCCCTCACACCCTGCTCTCTTACCCATCCAGCGGGCCTCTCACCGCCGCCCATCACCCCATCCTGCCCTCTCGCCCCCCACCCACTCTCCTCCAGCACGGCTTTGGCCTTTCCCATCCCCAAGGTGGGGCGCTGGTCCACCAGGTTGCCCTGGGCATTGGCACACACCCCCACCACCCCGGACACCCCGCCGCGTCGCACCGGCTCCTCCCCTCCCCGACCATCAACCCTCACCACCAGCCCGGCTACACCCACCACCCGCACCAATTCAAGCCGCCTTTTCCCCCTCCTCACCCATACATGGCCTCCCCGGCAGCCTTCACAAGTTTCCACCTGAGCCCTACCAAGCTCAGCCACCACCCACAGTTCTCGTACATCTGA